A window of Macrotis lagotis isolate mMagLag1 chromosome X, bilby.v1.9.chrom.fasta, whole genome shotgun sequence contains these coding sequences:
- the TMEM35A gene encoding putative acetylcholine receptor chaperone, which produces MASPRTVTIVALSVALGLFFVFMGTIKLTPRLSKDAYSEMKRAYKSYVRALPMLKKMGVTSIALRKSIGTLEVICGIIMTVVPGRPKDVANFFLLLLVLVVLFFHQLVGDPLKRYAHALVFGILLTCRLLIARQPEEQFIERKASSRGGEGHATSHKKVKVKVS; this is translated from the exons ATGGCCTCCCCCAGGACCGTGACCATCGTGGCCCTCTCCGTGGCCCTGGGGCTCTTCTTTGTCTTCATGGGGACCATCAAGCTGACCCCCAGACTCAGCAAGGATGCCTACAGCGAGATG AAACGTGCCTACAAGAGTTACGTTCGGGCCCTGCCCATGCTGAAGAAAATGGGTGTGACTTCCATCGCTCTGCGAAAAAGCATCGGAACCCTTGAAGTGATCTGTGGCATCATCATGACCGTGGTCCCTGGCCGTCCCAAAGATGTCGCCAATTTCTTTCTCCTCCTGCTGGTGTTAGTTGTCCTTTTCTTTCACCAGCTGGTTGGTGATCCCCTCAAGCGATATGCCCATGCCCTGGTCTTCGGGATCTTGCTCACCTGCCGCCTGCTGATTGCCCGCCAGCCTGAGGAACAGTTTATTGAGAGAAAGGCCTCCTCCAGGGGTGGGGAGGGGCATGCCACTTCCCATAAGAAGGTCAAGGTTAAAGTGTCGTAA